A part of Longimicrobium sp. genomic DNA contains:
- the ispD gene encoding 2-C-methyl-D-erythritol 4-phosphate cytidylyltransferase, which yields MSAAPSPEPRAAAVVVAGGSGRRVGGPVRKQYLEIAGRPVLLRAVLPFLHHPRISRVIVVLPPDDAADPPAWLASLDVRIVAGGAERGDSVWNGLRETREEDEIVLVHDGARPFADAGVIDRVLAAVPAIAAVPVTDTIKEVDAGTITGTPERARLWQAQTPQGFPRNGLVRAYERARAEGVAATDDAALYERYAGPVRVVTGSYRNLKVTRPEDLPVAEALALAADGGRGEDSGTA from the coding sequence TTGTCCGCCGCGCCTTCACCTGAGCCGCGCGCCGCGGCCGTCGTCGTGGCCGGCGGGTCGGGCCGGCGCGTGGGCGGGCCCGTGCGCAAGCAGTACCTGGAGATCGCAGGCCGCCCCGTCCTCCTGCGCGCCGTCCTCCCCTTCCTCCATCACCCCCGCATCTCCCGGGTGATCGTCGTCCTCCCGCCGGACGATGCCGCCGATCCCCCCGCGTGGCTCGCCTCGCTCGACGTGCGCATCGTCGCCGGTGGTGCGGAGCGGGGCGATTCCGTGTGGAACGGGCTGCGGGAGACGAGGGAGGAGGACGAGATCGTGCTGGTCCACGACGGCGCGCGGCCATTCGCCGACGCGGGGGTGATCGACCGCGTGCTGGCCGCCGTCCCCGCCATCGCCGCGGTGCCGGTGACGGACACGATCAAGGAGGTCGACGCGGGGACGATCACCGGCACGCCGGAGCGCGCGCGGCTCTGGCAGGCGCAGACGCCGCAGGGCTTCCCCCGCAACGGCCTGGTCCGCGCCTACGAACGGGCGCGCGCGGAGGGCGTCGCGGCGACGGACGACGCCGCGCTGTACGAGCGCTACGCCGGACCCGTACGCGTGGTGACGGGATCGTACCGCAACCTCAAGGTCACGCGCCCCGAGGACCTGCCGGTGGCGGAGGCGCTGGCACTTGCAGCGGACGGCGGGCGGGGCGAAGATTCGGGTACGGCCTGA
- a CDS encoding low molecular weight protein arginine phosphatase encodes MSEQETRAEQPRTATFNVLFVCTGNTCRSPLAEAIARAEIARRGWKNVEVASAGLNAWDGDEATRAAVVVAGRAGIDLTGHVSRRLTPEIAGWADLILGMGPGHLSTLERLGLGEKASTLGDFAAGPDGEGEAVKDPYGGSEAVYEETFHELRGLVGAALDRLAPILAP; translated from the coding sequence ATGAGCGAGCAGGAGACCCGGGCCGAGCAGCCGCGGACCGCCACCTTCAACGTCCTCTTCGTCTGCACCGGCAACACCTGCCGCAGCCCGCTGGCGGAGGCGATCGCGCGGGCGGAGATCGCGCGCCGCGGCTGGAAGAACGTGGAGGTCGCGTCCGCCGGGCTGAACGCCTGGGACGGCGACGAGGCCACGCGTGCCGCCGTGGTCGTGGCTGGGCGCGCGGGGATCGACCTCACCGGGCACGTCTCCCGCCGGCTGACGCCCGAGATCGCCGGGTGGGCGGACCTGATCCTGGGGATGGGCCCCGGCCACCTCTCCACGCTCGAGCGCCTGGGGCTGGGCGAGAAGGCCTCCACGCTGGGCGACTTCGCCGCCGGGCCCGACGGCGAGGGCGAGGCGGTGAAGGACCCGTACGGCGGCAGCGAGGCCGTGTACGAGGAGACCTTCCACGAGCTGCGCGGGCTGGTGGGCGCCGCGCTCGACCGGCTGGCCCCCATCCTGGCGCCGTGA